The Callospermophilus lateralis isolate mCalLat2 chromosome 18, mCalLat2.hap1, whole genome shotgun sequence nucleotide sequence TGGGAGAGACAGGGCCTGGCTCCTGCTGAGAAAGAGAGGCTGGGTGGCCGCTTCCCCGACTCGTCTGGTCCTCTGGCGCAACTCCTCTCCCCACTACATTCACTGTCCAGCTGTGGGACAAGGGAGACTGAGAGAACTACAACTCCCATGGGGCTCTGAGGCAGACAGGCCGGCAGTGGATGAGTAGGTTGCAGCCTTGAGGCTGGCTGGGAATTGTAGTTCCTTCCACAATGACTACATTAAGATGGGTTGGATCAAGGAGAGGCTTGGAGGTGTTGGGAGTGGGGTGGGGGATTAGGAAACTATCCCAATATTCTTCTAGGACACAGGATTCTGGATTTCAGTACACTTCTCCCTCAAACCCTGGGGTCCAggccccagcctcctccctcagacccaagGATCCAGAGCTGGGCCCACTCAACAGATCCCAGCATGAGTCCCAGCTCCTATTTCCAACTCCATTTCCTCCTGTTCCCACTTTTGTCCCCAgggcctcccttctggggcctggtGAACGCAGCCTGGAGTTTGTGTGCCGTGGGGAAGCGGCAGAGCCCTGTGGATGTGgagttgaagagggtcctttatgATCCCTTTCTGCCCCCGCTGAGGCTCAGCACTGGGGGAGAGAAGGTAAGGGGCCTGAAGGGAGGGATTATGGGATTTCCTGGGAGCGGATATGAGTGGAGGTCAGGGAAGGGGCTGCTGAGGTGGGCTGTCAGCATTAGGGAAGAAGGGGTACTCGCTGGCTGGAGAGAGGCTCTTTGCACTCTAAACAGGTCACCTGTTCTTCCCTTCCCAAATATGGCTCCTAGTCTTCTCATCTTGGCAAAAGCAATGAAAAACAGAAAGTTTCCTGTAtaaggcagttttttttttttttttttttttttttttttttttgtactggggcttgaactcaggggcactcgaacactgagccacatccccatcccttttttgtattttatttagagacagagtctcactgctaGAGCCTCaacgctgatgctggctttgaactcacaatcttcctgtctcagcctcccaagccactgggattacaggtgtgcaccaccgtgcccggctTGTATCAGGCAGTTTTAAAAGCTTGACAAGCCCTCTAATCCCATGCAATAAGtgctattattatcattattttatggATGTAgagactgaggcacagagaggtttggTTACTTGCCTGGGGTCACATAGTCAGAGTACCAGCACTGGTATTCAAATCAGGCAGTGTGGTTCCAGCATGGACTCCAGTTTGCACTACCATTTCTTTTAAATGCCACAACCATGTTTCACTTAGTTGTGGCAGTCAAAAGACTCAGAGTCACCTTCCCCATGCCACCCCCTCcctcattttcatttccaatCTAGTTTTCCCAGCCTCACTGGTACATATTCAGATCTCTTCACTTCTGGCCCCTCCACTCTCATCCAGGCCACATCATCTCCCACCTGATGGTGCCACCTCCTCTTCACCTACCTACCTCTCTGATTCCTGCAATCCTTTCTCCACTCCACCACTAGGGATGTTCAAAACACCAGCAGATCCCATCAAGCTCCTATTAGGATAAGTTGTAACAGCAAAAACTTACATAGCACTTACTATGTCTGGCATTCTGCCAAATATACTcagtttatttaaataaaaaagagggagctgagaatatagctcagttgttagagtgcttgccttgcatgcacaaggccctgggttcgatccccagcactatccccagcactaaaaaacaaaacaaacaaacaaataaataaaaaaggaaagttcCCCATCATTGCCTGCAATGCCCATGTACTGGTGATCTGCTCCCATTACCACTCTCCTCTGTTCACTGGGTTCCATTATAACAGGGCACCGCAGGGCCTCCacactctctcttccctcttcctgGACTGCCCTTCTTTCTGCTCTTTCACAAGGAACCCCTGCTTATCCTTCAGGTTTTCATTCACATGTCATCTCCccagagaagcctttcctgactCCTCCCTCAATCTAAGCTGGGTTCCCATTACACTTTCTTGAGCTCCTTGTTCCTCCAGCATGATCACAGAATGCAATTAAGTAGTAGcaattacttacttacttatgtgAGTCACTATTTGTTGTCTCTCATGTCTAGTTGCTCATTGCTCTGTTCTTCACagctcaataaatacttgttaattaaatgaattcaccaatatCGAGCACTTATCCTGGGCCAGCATGGAGCCTGGAAATGGGTTGGTGCTCACACTACATTCAATGATTAAATGGTTGTTGGAGCTGGacacggtggcacacgcctgtaatcccagcagctcaggagactgagacaggaggatcataagttcaaaaccagcctcagcaacttaacgaggtcctaagcaactcagtgagaccctgtctctaaataaaagattaaaaaaaggggggggggctggtttatggctcagtggttaagtacccctgagtagttcaatcctaggtacaaaaaaaataaaaaaaaaaaaaaaagggttgtgGGACCCAGTGAATGTAGGTGTGGGAAATGTCCCTCTGACATCTTTTTCCTCTCCCACAGCTCCGGGGAACCCTGTACAACACTGGCCGCCATGTCTCCTTCCTGCCTGCACCTCGGCCTGTAGTCAATGTGTCTGGGGGTCCCCTCCTTTATAGTCACCGACTCAGCGAACTGAGACTCCTGTTTGGAGCTCGAGATGGAGCAGGTTCTGAACACCAGATCAACCATCAGGGCTTCTCGGCTGAGGTGGTGGCCACTGACCTGAACTCTTACCTGTGACCCTCCACCCAAGTCAACTTGATTCCTCTTTCCTCTCCCATCCTCCTCCACAAACACTGCCCcacaccctaagccaaaccccaaAAGCCAGAGACCTGGAGTCATCCTCTCCTCCCCTTCTACTGGGGGACCCCCACTCTCTGTATCCCCCCCAGGTGCAGCTAATTCACTTCAATCAGGAACTCTATGGGAATCTCAGTGCAGCCTCCAGGGGGCCCAATGGCCTGGCCATTCTCAGTCTCTTTGTCAATGTAAGTGGAGGCAAGATGGGCACCTGGAATCCCAGGAAGAGGGAGCTGGAGGCCCAGACTCCTGTGTCCTGGGGGTGGAGGATTTGGGGAGTTGGTGGCTTGGGCTTCTGGGTTCCTGCCTCCTCACATTCTGTCCCAACACAGGTGGCGGGTAGCTCAAATCCATTCCTCAGTCGCCTCCTCAACCGGGACACCATCACCCGCATCTCCTACAAGAGTACGTCCCTGGTGTGTTGGGGGACAACACATGTGAGACTGGGGGGTGCTGTTCAAGAGGGGCACCCCTCTTTATTCTGGCCTGATATTCCCACAGATGATGCCTACTTTCTTCAAGACCTGAGCCTGGAGCTCCTGTTCCCCGAATCCTTTGGCTTCATCACCTACCAGGGATCTCTCAGCACCCCACCCTGCTCTGAGACTGTCACCTGGATCCTCATTGACCGGGCCCTCAATATTACCTCCCTACAGGTGACCCTCTGTCTGCACCCTCCCCTGCCCCCCAGGCCTGGGTACTCCATTTACTGTCTAGGTATTCCCcgacctccctttccctccctcttctCCTTGGCTGGTAACTCAAGGAAGTATAAGGGTTAGCTCATCCTTGTGGGTGGATCTGGCTGAGCACAGGCCCCGCCCACCAGCTCCATTCACTGCAGCTTTCCCACCCTCCCTCCTTGGCAGATGCACTCCCTGAGACTCCTGAGCCAGAATCCTCCATCCCAGATCTTCCAGAGCCTCAGCGGTAATGGCCGGCCCCTGCAGCCTTTGGCCCACAGGGCCTTGAGGGGCAACAGGGACCCCCGACACCCTGAGAGGCGCTGCAGAGGCCCCAACTACCGCCTGCATGGTATGATTCAGTTTATGCCCACTTCACGTCTTGGTCCAAACCGCTCTGTGtctcccaatagttcctcaatatGATACAACCCCACCCCCATTTGCTGCTTCTGTGTGGTCTGACCTGAGGTCTCCTCTCCCTCCTACCCCCCCATATGTCAATGTGGTACAGTCCACCTCCCTGCCATAGACTGTTGCTGGTCCATGATTTGTCTTTCCTCTTCATCGCTTTGCAACTTGGTATATAACCCGGCCCCTCTGGCTTCCTTGTGGTACAAGTACCTATTGGTGCGTGCCTCCTATTACTGGGATTTTCCAAAATGGTGCGGTCCAGATCCCCTTCCTGTTTCTGTGTGGTACTACCCTAAACTGTTCAAGCCTGACAGCCTCCCCCCCTTACTGAGAATCAACGTGGTACGATCCTTTTCCCTGCCCGCTGTATCCCCATGGTTCAATCCAGTGATCTAGTGGTCGCTTCTTTGGATTCCCAACGTGGTACAATACAGACCCCTAGACCTCCTTCACGTAGTTCAGCCTAATGCCGAGCTGGATTTCACCTTCCTGATGCCTCTCTATGGTTTGGTCCCAGATCTGACCATTTTCCCCAGCTTCTCAACCTGGTACATTCCGGTTCCCCCTTCTCAACCTTCCTGTGGTAGAGTCCTGCTCAGCCCAGCAAACGCCCCCTGTATGCCCCCTGCACCGCCTATCCTAAACCATCACCCCCAACCAGTGTCCTCTCTTGCAGTGGATGGCGCCCCCCATGGTCGCTGAGACTCCCCATCGAAGATTGCGTCCGGCCGTCCCAAACCTCCCTAAGAGGGGAGGCGAGTTaccccaaaacaaatctattaaaGGGACAGAATACTTCCTGTTTCTCAGTGGTCTGATTGTAAGGCGCGTTGAGGGAAATAATGGATATTAAAGAACTACGGTCTTCCTCCCAAAACCAATCTGCCTCTGCCTAAGCCTCTgttatttgttgttttggttttctgcttctcaaaaaaattatttggacaaACGGCTCCTTTAAGAGGCACctctcctcccccacccccatcagGCAGCACGCGCAGAGCCATGTGCTTCCCCCTTCCGCCTGCCTCATTGGCCCGAACTGGGTCACGGTCCCGCCCCTAGCGCCACCTCTCATTGGGCAAATATAGGTCAGTGTCCCGCCTTCTTCCGAAAGGCAAGGCAACTTCACGCGCTCAGCCCCTCACGCGCCCCCCTGGGCTTTGGAGGATTCACGGGCTCCATTGGCTGGGCGCCTCAAGGGATCGAGACACGATTGGTCGGTGCTTACAGCTGGAGGGAGGCACGAGGCTGGGGTGCATGGCCAAAGAGGCGGGAGGGGCAGGACAGAGCAGGGCTAGTGCGGGCGGGGGCCCGGAGGAGGGGCGCGCGCCGTGGCGTCGGGTGTTttggtttggatttttttttccacgaAAGAAGTTTGCCTTGGCCACGCCTCAAGGCGGCCgcctcctcctgccccctcctccgCCCCTCGGCGCACACCTCTGGTGCAGATTGCAAAGCGCTTTCCGTTGCGAGAGCTGCAAATTTTGCAAAAGCTAGGCTCGCCCACCTTGTAAGAAGGAGCGCCTGTGTCCCTGGTATCCTCAATTGCAAAGAGCTGGTCGCCTGATTTGGTCACCGGCTCACCCAGACTGTATGATCTCCCGGGACCCTCTTGAGTTGCACATTTCTGCACCAAGGACCGTAATTCCCCTTCGCTCCTAGGATTTGCAGCGTTCTGGATACTGGAGGCTTTCAAGCTACGCTCGCCCAACCTTGGGCAGACACTCGCCCGAACCACAGGAGTGTGCCGGAGGCAGGCCAGCCCTTCGCCTCTCCATGAGCCCATGAACCTGGGGGCAGGTGCCCGGAGATGGCGCG carries:
- the Ca11 gene encoding carbonic anhydrase-related protein 11 encodes the protein MGGAARLSAPRALVLWAAMGTAAHIGPAPDPEDWWSYKDNLQGNFVPGPPFWGLVNAAWSLCAVGKRQSPVDVELKRVLYDPFLPPLRLSTGGEKLRGTLYNTGRHVSFLPAPRPVVNVSGGPLLYSHRLSELRLLFGARDGAGSEHQINHQGFSAEVQLIHFNQELYGNLSAASRGPNGLAILSLFVNVAGSSNPFLSRLLNRDTITRISYKNDAYFLQDLSLELLFPESFGFITYQGSLSTPPCSETVTWILIDRALNITSLQMHSLRLLSQNPPSQIFQSLSGNGRPLQPLAHRALRGNRDPRHPERRCRGPNYRLHVDGAPHGR